In Rhodospirillum rubrum ATCC 11170, a genomic segment contains:
- the irrA gene encoding iron response transcriptional regulator IrrA, protein MNHHRPFRPILEKLRKAGLRPTRQRLALARLMFDAGNRHVTAETLHTEAMDAGVSVSLATVYNTLHQFTEGGLLREVVVDPGRSYFDTNTSEHYHFYFEVSGELVDIPASDVNIDRLPEIPAGANVRVIDLVIRLGV, encoded by the coding sequence ATGAACCATCATCGTCCGTTCAGGCCTATCCTGGAAAAATTAAGAAAAGCGGGTCTGCGCCCGACGCGTCAGCGTCTGGCCTTGGCCCGGTTAATGTTCGATGCCGGAAACCGTCATGTGACGGCTGAAACCCTGCATACCGAAGCGATGGATGCGGGCGTTTCCGTATCTCTGGCTACCGTCTACAATACGTTGCATCAATTCACAGAAGGTGGACTTTTGCGCGAAGTGGTCGTTGACCCCGGCCGCTCCTATTTCGATACCAATACCTCCGAGCACTATCACTTCTACTTCGAGGTTTCGGGGGAGCTGGTGGATATTCCGGCCTCCGACGTCAACATCGACCGCCTGCCCGAGATCCCGGCCGGCGCCAATGTTCGCGTCATCGATTTGGTTATTCGCCTGGGTGTCTGA
- a CDS encoding SH3 domain-containing protein yields the protein MTLRKPFSLPALVATMVALALVVATPPTKAQVAPEADENAGSGGEAPSGLPLPRFASLRSAQINMRSGPGTRYPVVWTFQKRGIPIEILAEYDNWRKIRDPEGSEGWVHRHMLSGERTFLTIGGPQILRSDPSVESRPLARLEPGVIGKLLTCPRATAYCRADVGGYLGWLARDAFWGLYRDETLD from the coding sequence ATGACCCTTCGCAAGCCCTTTTCCCTCCCGGCCCTCGTCGCGACGATGGTTGCCCTGGCCCTGGTCGTGGCGACTCCGCCGACCAAAGCCCAGGTCGCCCCCGAAGCCGACGAAAACGCCGGGTCGGGGGGCGAGGCGCCCAGCGGCCTGCCGCTTCCCCGATTCGCCTCGTTGCGGTCGGCTCAAATCAATATGCGCTCGGGTCCGGGCACCCGTTATCCGGTGGTCTGGACCTTTCAGAAGCGCGGAATTCCCATAGAGATCCTGGCCGAATACGACAATTGGCGCAAGATCCGCGATCCCGAGGGGTCGGAGGGGTGGGTTCACCGTCACATGCTCTCGGGCGAGCGCACGTTTCTCACCATCGGCGGCCCGCAGATTCTGCGCAGCGACCCTTCGGTGGAAAGCAGGCCTCTGGCCCGTCTGGAGCCGGGCGTGATCGGTAAATTGCTGACATGCCCCAGGGCGACCGCCTATTGCCGGGCCGATGTCGGGGGCTATCTGGGCTGGTTGGCGCGCGATGCCTTCTGGGGGCTCTATCGCGACGAAACCCTGGATTAG
- a CDS encoding NAD(P)H-dependent flavin oxidoreductase, whose amino-acid sequence MKDIKPLLISGKEVYPLVEGGKGVAVTNGRSSGAWAAAGGVGTISAVNADFYDETGALANQVYKGRTRSERHRELIDFGIKGGIVQARIAHEEARGEGRMHINVLWEMGGAREVLEGVLEGAKGLVHGVTCGAGMPYGVAEIAARHRVYYYPIVSSARAFRALWKRAYSKAPEWLGGVVYEDPWLAGGHNGLSNSENPREPQPPLPRVAELRAQMRAVGAPEVPIIMAGGVWYLREWAEWLENPELGPIAFQFGTRPLLTQESPISDEWKQRLLTLRPGDVLLHRFSPTGFYSSAVRNDFLQELVERSNRQITYFTEPQGQHTTSFAVGPRAREVFVRAEDSVLAHAWVAQGFTEAMRTPDNSLIFVTPERAERIKTDQINCMGCLSACGFSNWAENELNNTGKRADPRSFCIQKTLQEIAHGHPVDQNLMFAGHNAFRFATDPFFTSGRIPTMGELVERILTGD is encoded by the coding sequence GTGAAAGATATCAAACCGCTCCTGATATCGGGCAAGGAAGTGTATCCCCTGGTCGAAGGCGGCAAGGGCGTTGCGGTGACGAACGGCCGCAGCTCGGGCGCCTGGGCGGCCGCTGGTGGTGTTGGCACCATCAGCGCGGTGAATGCCGATTTTTATGACGAGACCGGCGCCCTGGCCAATCAGGTTTACAAGGGGCGGACGCGCAGCGAACGCCACCGCGAGCTGATCGACTTCGGCATCAAGGGCGGCATCGTCCAGGCCCGCATCGCCCACGAGGAAGCGCGCGGCGAAGGGCGGATGCACATCAACGTCCTGTGGGAAATGGGCGGGGCCCGCGAGGTTCTCGAAGGCGTGCTCGAAGGCGCCAAGGGCCTGGTCCATGGCGTGACCTGCGGCGCCGGCATGCCCTATGGCGTGGCCGAGATCGCCGCCCGCCACCGCGTCTATTACTATCCCATCGTGTCGTCGGCCCGCGCCTTCCGCGCCCTGTGGAAGCGGGCCTATAGCAAGGCCCCCGAATGGCTGGGCGGCGTCGTCTATGAGGATCCCTGGCTGGCCGGCGGCCACAATGGCCTGTCCAACAGCGAAAACCCGCGCGAACCCCAGCCGCCCCTGCCGCGCGTCGCCGAATTGCGCGCCCAGATGCGCGCCGTCGGCGCTCCCGAGGTGCCGATCATCATGGCCGGCGGCGTGTGGTATCTGCGCGAATGGGCCGAATGGCTTGAAAACCCCGAGCTGGGGCCGATCGCCTTCCAGTTCGGCACCCGGCCGCTGCTGACCCAGGAAAGCCCGATTTCCGACGAGTGGAAGCAGCGCCTGCTGACCTTGCGTCCGGGCGACGTGTTGCTCCATCGCTTCAGCCCGACGGGGTTCTACTCCTCGGCCGTGCGCAATGACTTCCTTCAGGAACTGGTCGAGCGCTCCAACCGCCAGATCACCTATTTCACCGAGCCCCAGGGCCAGCACACCACCAGCTTCGCCGTCGGCCCGCGCGCCCGCGAGGTGTTCGTGCGCGCCGAGGATAGCGTTCTGGCCCATGCCTGGGTCGCCCAGGGCTTCACCGAAGCCATGCGCACGCCCGATAACTCGCTGATCTTCGTCACGCCCGAGCGCGCCGAGCGCATCAAGACCGACCAGATCAATTGCATGGGCTGCCTGTCGGCCTGCGGGTTCTCGAACTGGGCGGAGAACGAGTTGAACAACACCGGCAAGCGCGCCGACCCCCGCTCGTTCTGTATTCAAAAGACCCTCCAGGAAATCGCCCACGGCCACCCCGTCGACCAGAACCTGATGTTCGCCGGCCATAACGCCTTCCGCTTCGCCACCGATCCGTTCTTCACTTCGGGACGGATTCCGACCATGGGCGAGTTGGTCGAGCGCATCCTGACGGGCGATTGA
- a CDS encoding 2-hydroxyacid dehydrogenase, protein MPQAKPLVIVTRKLPEAIETRMAELFDARLNVDDHPFTREELCQAVAEADVLVPTVTDRIDGGVLSHCGESLRLIANFGTGIDHIDVATAHQRGVTVTNTPDVLTEDTADMTMAMILAVPRRLAEGERMVREGQWLGWSPTHMLGHRIWGKRLGIIGMGRIGRAVARRARGFGMTIHYHNRRRLHESLEQELDATYWESLDQMLARMDVVSIHCPHTPASYHLLSARRLALLRPEAYVVNTARGEVIDENALVRMLAKGDLAGAALDVFEYEPAVNPKLVAMNNVLLLPHMGSATLEGRIDMGEKVLINIKTFVDGHKPPDRVLPTML, encoded by the coding sequence ATGCCGCAGGCCAAGCCTCTGGTCATCGTTACGCGTAAGTTGCCCGAAGCCATCGAAACCCGCATGGCGGAGCTGTTCGATGCCCGGCTGAACGTCGATGACCATCCGTTCACCCGGGAAGAACTCTGCCAGGCCGTGGCGGAGGCCGATGTGCTGGTTCCCACGGTGACCGACCGCATCGATGGCGGCGTGCTGTCCCATTGCGGGGAGTCGCTGCGGCTGATCGCCAATTTCGGCACCGGCATCGACCATATCGACGTGGCCACCGCCCATCAGCGCGGCGTCACCGTCACCAATACCCCCGACGTTCTGACCGAAGACACCGCCGATATGACGATGGCGATGATCCTGGCCGTGCCGCGTCGGCTGGCCGAGGGCGAGCGCATGGTGCGCGAGGGCCAGTGGCTGGGCTGGAGCCCGACCCATATGCTGGGCCACCGCATCTGGGGCAAGCGCCTGGGCATCATCGGCATGGGGCGGATCGGCCGCGCCGTCGCCCGGCGCGCCCGGGGCTTTGGCATGACCATCCATTACCACAACCGCCGCCGGCTGCACGAAAGCCTGGAACAGGAACTCGACGCCACCTATTGGGAAAGCCTCGATCAGATGCTGGCGCGGATGGACGTGGTCTCGATCCACTGTCCCCATACCCCGGCCTCCTATCATCTGTTGTCGGCCCGGCGCTTGGCGCTGCTGCGGCCCGAGGCCTATGTGGTCAATACGGCGCGCGGCGAGGTGATCGACGAGAACGCCCTGGTGCGCATGCTGGCGAAGGGGGACCTGGCCGGTGCGGCCCTTGACGTCTTCGAATACGAACCCGCCGTCAATCCCAAGCTGGTCGCCATGAACAACGTCTTGCTGCTCCCCCACATGGGCTCGGCGACGCTGGAGGGGCGGATCGACATGGGCGAGAAGGTTCTGATCAACATCAAGACCTTCGTCGATGGTCACAAGCCTCCCGACCGGGTTCTGCCCACCATGCTCTGA